Proteins encoded by one window of Arachis hypogaea cultivar Tifrunner chromosome 1, arahy.Tifrunner.gnm2.J5K5, whole genome shotgun sequence:
- the LOC112709503 gene encoding uncharacterized protein — protein sequence MSSSKSSYQAKQEDDGGGGGGGGGTSSSRQWTAFRNPRIVRVSRSLGGKDRHSKVCTIRGLRDRRIRLSVPTAIQLYDLQDRLGLGQPSKVIDWLLQATKLDIDKLPPLQIPPGFAQFHHQQTLIPLSHHHQFSLGGFYDANSSRFWDMDSSSISLKGKESDTITHPAGVISEKGKWIKTNQHVDENQDGLLLLNNAMGYNNSPSGLTLSSSSSSSQFGSHALLFPSQQLLDPQFSSSSATTPSTFTPYYAPFVANSSSSTTTTMVENNSDALRQFNHIQILSSQVMPHPFIPSSSLFHSINSNNNNNDNNSAAATIRRIPMPFSSKLLDSDNNNNESNQEDHKGT from the coding sequence ATGAGTTCAAGCAAAAGCAGCTATCAAGCGAAGCAAGAAGACGACGGCGGTGGAGGCGGAGGCGGTGGCGGCACTAGCTCTTCAAGACAGTGGACAGCGTTCAGGAATCCAAGAATCGTTCGAGTTTCGCGGTCTTTGGGAGGGAAAGACAGGCACAGCAAGGTTTGCACCATTAGAGGTCTAAGGGACCGGAGAATTCGGCTCTCCGTTCCCACCGCCATTCAGTTGTATGATCTCCAAGACCGACTCGGCCTGGGTCAACCCAGCAAGGTCATTGATTGGTTGCTTCAAGCCACCAAACTCGACATTGATAAGCTACCGCCCCTTCAAATCCCTCCCGGTTTCGCTCAATTTCACCATCAGCAAACCCTAATTCccctttctcatcatcatcaattctCCCTTGGCGGCTTCTATGATGCCAATTCCTCAAGGTTTTGGGATATGGATTCTTCTTCAATTAGCCTAAAAGGTAAAGAATCTGATACTATTACTCATCCAGCTGGTGTGATATCTGAGAAAGGAAAATGGATCAAAACAAATCAACATGTTGATGAAAATCAAGACGGATTGTTGTTGCTTAACAATGCTATGGGATATAATAATTCTCCTTCAGGATTAACTTTATCATCATCCTCCTCATCTTCACAATTTGGAAGCCATGCATTATTGTTTCCTTCACAACAATTATTAGatcctcaattttcatcttcttctgcAACAACACCATCAACTTTCACTCCCTATTATGCTCCATTTGTAGCTAATTcgtcatcatcaacaacaacaacaatggtggaaaaTAATAGTGATGCATTAAGGCAATTCAACCATATTCAGATCTTGAGTTCTCAAGTGATGCCTCATCCCTTTATTCCATCATCTTCTCTTTTTCACTCAatcaatagtaataataataataatgataataactcAGCTGCTGCTACTATCAGGCGTATTCCAATGCCATTTAGTTCTAAGCTTCTTGATTCagataacaacaacaatgaaagtaACCAGGAAGATCATAAAGGTACGTAG